A region from the Spea bombifrons isolate aSpeBom1 chromosome 7, aSpeBom1.2.pri, whole genome shotgun sequence genome encodes:
- the SSTR5 gene encoding somatostatin receptor type 5: MTMDPISLPMASFMEPTESDANLTLYKNITENVTVVESAITGMSSVLIPFIYLLVCAIGLSGNTLVIYVVLRYAKMKTVTNIYILNLAVADVLFMLGLPFLATQNAISYWPFGTFLCRLVMTVDGINQFTSIFCLTVMSIDRYLAVVHPIKSTKWRRPRVAKLISATVWTFSFLVVLPVIIFSDVQQDLLTCNINWPEPVSIWSAAFIIYTSVLGFFGPLLVICLCYLLIVIKVKSSGLRVGSTRRRRSERKVTRMVVIIVAVFVFCWLPFYILNIVNLTFIVPEEPAFVGVYFFVVILSYANSCANPILYGFLSDNFKQSFQKVLCLRKSNGIKDADLTENRQEKSSRVQETMLTSRNSEFNGHMQTSKV; this comes from the coding sequence ATGACCATGGATCCCATATCCCTCCCGATGGCTTCTTTCATGGAACCCACGGAATCGGACGCCAACCTGACTTTGTACAAAAACATTACTGAGAATGTAACAGTGGTGGAATCTGCTATAACGGGAATGAGTTCCGTACTTATCCCTTTTATTTACCTGTTGGTCTGCGCTATTGGACTCAGCGGCAACACTTTGGTCATTTATGTTGTCCTCCGTTATGCCAAAATGAAGACCGTCACCAACATTTACATCCTAAACCTGGCCGTTGCTGACGTTCTATTTATGTTAGGATTGCCTTTCCTTGCCACCCAAAACGCTATCTCCTACTGGCCTTTTGGGACATTTCTTTGCCGGTTGGTGATGACCGTGGACGGCATTAACCAATTCACCAGCATCTTCTGCCTCACCGTCATGAGTATCGACCGCTACTTGGCCGTGGTCCACCCAATCAAGTCAACAAAGTGGAGGAGACCAAGGGTGGCAAAGCTCATCAGCGCCACGGTTTGGACTTTCTCTTTCCTGGTTGTCCTCCCAGTAATCATCTTCTCGGACGTCCAGCAGGACTTACTGACCTGCAACATTAACTGGCCGGAACCTGTGAGCATCTGGTCCGCCGCGTTCATCATATATACGTCTGTGCTGGGTTTCTTTGGACCTCTGCTCGTAATTTGCCTCTGCTACCTTTTAATCGTAATTAAGGTAAAGTCTTCAGGGCTCCGCGTGGGATCCACGAGACGTAGAAGATCCGAGCGCAAAGTAACAAGGATGGTGGTTATTATAGTAGCCGTTTTTGTATTCTGCTGGCTTCCCTTCTACATTCTGAACATCGTGAACTTGACGTTCATCGTGCCCGAAGAGCCGGCCTTTGTCGGAGTGTACTTTTTTGTTGTCATCCTATCGTACGCCAACAGTTGCGCCAACCCCATACTGTACGGTTTCCTCTCGGACAATTTCAAGCAGAGCTTTCAGAAGGTCCTGTGCCTTCGAAAGAGCAACGGCATCAAGGACGCCGACCTGACGGAGAACCGACAGGAGAAGAGCAGCCGCGTTCAGGAGACCATGCTGACGTCACGGAACTCTGAATTCAACGGGCACATGCAGACCAGTAAGGTCTGA
- the LOC128502031 gene encoding somatostatin receptor type 5-like has product MNSSMDYFPEDLDLDLDLDYWNFSDFNISDYGDQKNPALFSAFYVLVCLVGLVGNALAVYVVLRHRHMWSAINIYVFNIALGDLVYMLCLLLFAVETAHSFWPMGVFLCRVFWALSTLISFSSIYFLVIMSISECVRAYFPVFSVKKLGLKAALVISICTWVICLLLGIPFFMYAYVDSFNSCKIWSEPSTIWSIAITCYQLVMTFAWPLLLICISLILTAGQVRAQKNMADSPQASAKEGVVLVFGLTLVYVIIWLPMNVLEIMSALGAVKELSMVTYYLLSIVPYLKCCVYPIMYGFLSPSFKECFMKVLCCSKAEEAGRPPECSTEKHDEKSLNC; this is encoded by the coding sequence ATGAACTCGTCGATGGATTACTTCCCCGAGGACCTGGATCTGGATCTCGACCTGGACTACTGGAATTTCTCCGACTTCAACATCTCCGACTACGGCGATCAGAAAAATCCTGCCCTATTTTCCGCCTTTTACGTCTTGGTCTGCCTGGTGGGCCTTGTTGGGAACGCCTTGGCCGTCTACGTCGTCTTGAGACACAGACATATGTGGTCCGCCATCAACATCTACGTCTTCAACATTGCTTTAGGAGACCTGGTCTATATGCTCTGCCTGCTGCTGTTTGCTGTCGAGACGGCGCACTCCTTTTGGCCCATGGGCGTGTTCTTGTGCAGAGTTTTTTGGGCTTTGTCGACTTTGATTTCCTTCTCCAGCATCTACTTCTTGGTCATTATGTCAATAAGTGAATGCGTACGCGCCTATTTCCCCGTGTTCTCCGTCAAGAAGCTTGGCCTCAAAGCGGCCCTGGTGATCAGCATCTGTACCTGGGTCATCTGCTTATTGTTGGGTATTCCGTTTTTCATGTACGCTTATGTAGACTCCTTCAACTCTTGCAAGATTTGGTCGGAACCCTCCACCATCTGGTCCATCGCTATCACCTGTTATCAGCTGGTTATGACCTTTGCTTGGCCTTTGTTGTTAATCTGTATCAGTCTCATTCTCACCGCAGGTCAGGTGAGGGCCCAGAAGAACATGGCCGACTCCCCGCAGGCTTCGGCCAAGGAAGGGGTGGTATTGGTTTTTGGCCTTACTCTTGTGTACGTCATCATTTGGCTTCCGATGAACGTTCTCGAAATTATGTCCGCGCTCGGAGCTGTGAAGGAGCTCAGCATGGTGACCTACTACCTTCTCTCCATCGTGCCTTACCTAAAATGCTGCGTCTACCCCATCATGTACGGCTTTCTATCTCCAAGCTTCAAAGAGTGTTTCATGAAGGTCCTCTGTTGCTCGAAAGCTGAGGAAGCTGGCAGACCTCCAGAGTGTTCCACCGAAAAACACGATGAGAAGTCCCTGAACTGTTGA